The Flammeovirga pectinis genomic interval CAGATGATAATGCAGTAACATTAGCTCCTGTACCATTCATTGTAAAATACACATCAATATCTTCTCTGAACATTTTTTTAAACATTGCAACAGCAGTGTCAGTACTCTCGTCTGCTCCATAAGAACCTTGGTGAGCTCCATTTGCTTTTGCAATTGCTTCTATAATTTCTGGAGTCGTGCCTGAGTAATTATCACTAGCTAATGTCTTTTTCATATTATATATATTTTAAATAATGGTTGGTATCTTAATTAGGAATACTTGGTTACTTAATAGAAGTGTGTGTATTCTGTTATTATAACATACAAAGTTATAAAACTGTCCAATCAAAACTCTCAATATATGTTTATCATTTTTAATGATCGTAAACACCACCCTTTTTAAATTGCTATCTAAATAAGTAAAATGCTCTATCGCTTTTCTCATTTTTAACAAAGAACCTCATTCCAAAATCATAGCTAAAGTATTTCTTCTATATATTTTTTAGTAGATTGATTGTAAATCCAAAACTATAAGTTTTTTGAGTATCAAAGGCTTTAATCTTTCATTTAACCAATTGAATACTGATTTTATAATTACTCAATTACTTTCAGTTCTTTGTTTTAAACCTTTACACCCTAAATTTATTTTATGAAAATTGTTATTCTCTCTGGTAGTGTACGTGATGATCGACATACACATGGAGTCGCTCTTCATTTATGCAAAAGGCTTTCTGAAATAGCCAATGTTGAAGCTGAAGTTATTGATTTAAAAGAATGGGCTTTACCACCGCTAACAAATACATTACACGACAACTCTCCAGATAATGTAAAAAAATTAGGTGCTATTTTAGATAAAGCAGATGGGATAATCTTTGCATCGCCAGAATACAACGGAAGCTATTCTTCTGCATTAAAAAATGCTATCGATTTCTATCCTAAGGGTACTTATCAACGCAAACCAATTGGTGTAGTAAGCGTTTCTGCGGGTGCTTTAGGAGGTATACGTGCTGCTCAATCGTTACAGCTTCAGATTTTAGCACTTATGGCCTATCCTATATATAGAATGTTAACCGTACCTACAGTACAAAATAAAATAGATCAAGATGGCCTTTTAATAGACCCTGAGTTCGAAAAAACAATGACTGCCTTCGTAGATGAATATTTATGGTTTGCAGAAGCTATTGTTGCTAAGAAAAAATAAGCATTAAAAAAGGAACGATTTTTAAATTATCGTTCCTTTTTTACTAAGCAATCATCACTAACATTCGATGCTCTCCAACTCCAAAGAGTGGAAGTAGTAAAATTGTTTTATTGATATTCTGCATTTTAATTTTCTCTTCAAATAATGATGCATTTTT includes:
- a CDS encoding NADPH-dependent FMN reductase, whose product is MKIVILSGSVRDDRHTHGVALHLCKRLSEIANVEAEVIDLKEWALPPLTNTLHDNSPDNVKKLGAILDKADGIIFASPEYNGSYSSALKNAIDFYPKGTYQRKPIGVVSVSAGALGGIRAAQSLQLQILALMAYPIYRMLTVPTVQNKIDQDGLLIDPEFEKTMTAFVDEYLWFAEAIVAKKK